A window from Mycolicibacterium tokaiense encodes these proteins:
- a CDS encoding MaoC family dehydratase → MRTFDSVDALVAAKGEELGSSEWVTISQDEVNLFADATGDHQWIHVDQEKAAAGPFGTTIAHGFMTLALLPRLMHQIFTVGGVKMGINYGLNKVRFPSPVPVGSKVRATSTLTDTQDIGAGTVQITVTTVIEISGGAKPACVAESILRYIS, encoded by the coding sequence ATGCGGACCTTCGACTCTGTTGACGCCCTCGTCGCCGCCAAGGGCGAGGAACTGGGCTCCAGTGAATGGGTGACCATCAGCCAGGACGAGGTGAACCTGTTCGCCGACGCCACGGGCGATCACCAGTGGATCCACGTCGACCAGGAGAAGGCGGCCGCGGGCCCCTTCGGCACCACCATCGCCCACGGGTTCATGACCCTGGCGCTGCTGCCGCGCCTGATGCACCAGATCTTCACCGTCGGCGGGGTGAAGATGGGGATCAACTACGGGCTGAACAAGGTCCGGTTCCCGTCGCCGGTGCCCGTCGGCTCCAAGGTGCGTGCCACCAGCACGCTCACCGACACCCAGGACATCGGAGCGGGCACCGTGCAGATCACGGTGACCACCGTCATCGAGATCTCCGGTGGCGCCAAGCCGGCCTGCGTCGCCGAGAGCATCCTGCGCTACATCAGCTGA
- a CDS encoding acyl-CoA thioesterase → MSALLDLMNLVDVDQDSFRATGHGPAGKRAFGGQFLGQSMAAAGRTIPAGLWPTSLHLQFLRGGDSGAAVEYAVERLYDGRTAMTRRVLARQDGRLITAATVSFAAPLPGPSHGERGGLPEDPATLERTGPAGPAPGLPLDELDIRITDSGVGTDFARRMYWRATVPVADDALPHTCLALFVTDVYLIDPVLRVHGHAMSDRSHRSGTTDASIWFHRPVHADAWNLLESRSPAAARGRGVVTAQLLSADGAVYATAVHEGMAVVRE, encoded by the coding sequence GTGAGTGCACTGCTCGATCTGATGAATCTGGTTGATGTGGACCAGGATTCTTTCCGGGCCACCGGACACGGCCCGGCGGGCAAACGGGCCTTCGGCGGACAGTTCCTGGGGCAGTCGATGGCCGCGGCGGGCCGCACCATCCCCGCCGGGCTGTGGCCCACCAGCCTGCACCTGCAGTTCCTGCGCGGCGGCGACTCCGGTGCGGCGGTGGAATATGCGGTGGAGCGGCTCTATGACGGGCGCACCGCCATGACCCGCCGGGTGCTGGCCCGCCAGGATGGCCGGCTCATCACCGCGGCCACGGTGTCGTTCGCCGCGCCGCTGCCCGGGCCGTCCCACGGCGAGCGCGGTGGGCTGCCCGAGGACCCGGCCACGCTGGAGCGCACCGGCCCGGCCGGACCCGCGCCGGGGTTGCCGCTCGACGAGCTCGACATTAGGATCACCGACAGTGGGGTGGGTACGGACTTCGCGCGCCGGATGTACTGGCGGGCAACGGTTCCAGTGGCCGACGACGCACTGCCGCACACCTGCCTGGCTCTGTTCGTCACTGACGTCTACCTGATCGACCCGGTGCTGCGGGTACACGGTCATGCGATGAGCGACCGCAGCCACCGCAGCGGCACCACTGACGCCTCGATCTGGTTCCATCGCCCGGTGCATGCGGATGCGTGGAATCTGCTGGAATCACGCTCACCGGCGGCCGCCCGCGGTCGCGGTGTGGTGACCGCGCAACTGCTCTCCGCCGACGGTGCGGTGTACGCAACGGCGGTCCATGAAGGGATGGCCGTGGTGCGGGAGTAG
- a CDS encoding amino acid permease, producing MNEASPGAANTALPNYVPPPLPPSIGYSLKRLFLGKPLVTDQLKDEKLSNRVALGVLSPDAISSSAYGTEVVLVELLPYAALASFALLLPITAAILCILVLVAAAYCQVVMTYTKAGGSYVVARDNFGPRVAQVAAAALMIDYVVTVAVQAAAGTVAVVSAIRILGPYSLEITVGIVLAMCFVNLRGLKEAGRPFAVPTYFFIVMMTTMIVTGVVRHLIWGLPKYDPTTIVGAVPVEHGDGLILGATVLVLLRAFANGGASLTGVEAISNTVGAFHEPAGRNARKVIVVMASVLFFLLAGVAFLACATYATPYTAGYPSVLSEIARAVFGSSMVGHVLYALVQIATALILFTGANTSFNGFPALANFVSEDRFLPRQLAKRGHRLVFSNGIILLTVLSVALLIGTGGSVSALVPFYAIGVFTGFAMAGFGMAKHHHREHGDGWRHKFAICLTAGVVSTIVVLIFAIAKFTEGAWLVVVIFPILVFLLMRLNREYRAEAAILESIRGGGPLEDYQRLRVLVLVASLDLASLEALRYGRGLEADEFTAVHFNIDEAHTELLLTKWVHYGLQTPLRIIECPDRRLIRAAQELVVAEANQQPGTMVTLLLPRRSYAPLIGFFLHDRTADRIARAVSRMPFAVATIVPYDVRSKIRQTFPDRFEERITRELEKVQSRVEGKPEGQRPATTPQVIALGNLVSGLQATVEGEVLRVEDKVRDGEPLRIVVLGDDSGELNVLFNNGRGVDLAVGQQLRMTGKARQTGTRAMFLEDPAVTVLGEPA from the coding sequence GTGAACGAGGCTTCCCCGGGAGCGGCCAACACGGCCTTGCCCAACTACGTGCCGCCGCCGCTGCCCCCGTCCATCGGGTACAGCCTCAAGCGCCTGTTCCTGGGCAAGCCGCTGGTCACCGATCAACTCAAGGACGAGAAGCTCTCCAATCGGGTTGCCCTCGGCGTGCTTTCGCCGGACGCCATCTCCTCGAGCGCATACGGCACCGAGGTGGTGCTGGTGGAGCTGCTGCCGTACGCGGCGCTGGCCTCGTTCGCGTTGCTGCTGCCCATCACCGCAGCGATCCTGTGCATCCTGGTTTTGGTGGCCGCCGCCTACTGCCAGGTGGTCATGACGTACACCAAAGCGGGCGGCTCGTATGTGGTGGCGCGCGACAACTTCGGCCCCCGGGTGGCCCAGGTGGCCGCCGCCGCGCTGATGATCGATTACGTCGTCACCGTCGCGGTGCAGGCAGCGGCAGGCACCGTCGCCGTGGTTTCCGCGATCCGCATCCTGGGTCCGTACAGCCTGGAGATCACCGTCGGCATCGTGCTGGCGATGTGCTTTGTGAACCTGCGGGGGCTCAAGGAAGCCGGCCGGCCCTTCGCCGTGCCCACCTACTTCTTCATCGTGATGATGACGACGATGATCGTCACCGGCGTGGTGCGGCATCTGATCTGGGGCCTGCCGAAATACGACCCCACGACCATCGTCGGCGCGGTGCCGGTGGAACACGGCGACGGCCTCATCCTGGGTGCGACGGTGTTGGTGCTGCTGCGTGCCTTCGCCAACGGCGGTGCCTCGTTGACCGGGGTGGAAGCCATCTCCAACACCGTCGGCGCCTTCCACGAACCGGCGGGCCGTAACGCCCGCAAGGTCATCGTGGTGATGGCGTCGGTCCTGTTCTTCCTGCTGGCCGGTGTGGCATTCCTCGCGTGTGCCACCTACGCCACCCCGTACACCGCCGGGTATCCGTCTGTGCTGTCGGAGATCGCCCGCGCTGTCTTCGGATCCAGCATGGTGGGCCACGTCCTCTACGCGCTGGTGCAGATCGCCACCGCACTGATCCTGTTCACCGGCGCCAACACCAGTTTCAACGGCTTCCCGGCGCTGGCTAACTTTGTCTCCGAAGACCGGTTCCTGCCACGCCAATTGGCCAAACGTGGTCACCGGCTGGTGTTTTCGAACGGCATCATCCTGCTGACCGTGCTGTCGGTGGCGCTGTTGATCGGCACTGGCGGGTCGGTGAGCGCGCTGGTGCCGTTCTACGCCATCGGCGTGTTCACCGGCTTCGCCATGGCCGGCTTCGGGATGGCCAAGCACCATCACCGCGAACACGGCGACGGGTGGCGCCACAAGTTCGCCATCTGCCTGACCGCCGGCGTGGTGTCCACCATCGTGGTGCTGATTTTTGCCATCGCCAAGTTCACCGAGGGCGCCTGGCTGGTGGTGGTGATCTTCCCCATCCTGGTTTTCCTGCTGATGCGGCTCAACCGCGAATACCGCGCCGAGGCAGCCATTCTGGAGTCGATCCGGGGCGGCGGGCCGCTGGAGGACTACCAACGGCTGCGGGTGCTGGTGCTGGTGGCCTCGCTCGATCTGGCCTCGCTGGAGGCGCTGCGCTACGGGCGCGGGTTGGAGGCCGACGAGTTCACCGCCGTGCACTTCAACATCGACGAGGCCCACACCGAGCTGCTGCTCACGAAGTGGGTGCATTACGGCCTGCAGACACCCCTGCGGATCATCGAATGCCCTGACCGTCGGTTGATCAGAGCTGCACAGGAACTGGTGGTCGCCGAGGCCAACCAACAGCCCGGCACCATGGTGACCCTGCTGTTGCCCCGGCGCAGTTACGCGCCACTGATCGGGTTCTTCCTGCATGACCGCACCGCCGACCGAATCGCCCGCGCCGTGAGCCGGATGCCGTTCGCGGTGGCCACCATCGTGCCCTATGACGTCCGTTCCAAGATCCGCCAGACCTTCCCGGACCGCTTCGAGGAACGGATCACCCGGGAACTGGAGAAAGTGCAGTCGCGGGTGGAGGGCAAGCCCGAAGGCCAGCGGCCCGCCACCACACCGCAGGTGATCGCCCTGGGCAATCTGGTCAGCGGCCTGCAGGCCACCGTCGAAGGTGAGGTGCTGCGCGTCGAGGACAAGGTGCGCGACGGCGAGCCGCTGCGAATCGTGGTGCTCGGCGACGACAGCGGGGAGCTCAACGTGCTGTTCAACAACGGTCGCGGCGTCGACCTCGCTGTGGGCCAACAGCTCCGGATGACAGGTAAGGCGCGCCAGACCGGCACCCGGGCGATGTTCCTGGAAGATCCGGCGGTGACGGTGTTGGGCGAACCGGCATAG
- a CDS encoding DivIVA domain-containing protein, with product MSDGPITADEVRVIRFSRPPVGKRGYREGDVDALVQRILDRLDGTGTLTSQQVREARFNKPDLFKRGYAEDEVDEFLDRVATTLERMDRR from the coding sequence GTGAGCGACGGGCCCATCACTGCCGACGAGGTCCGTGTGATCCGGTTCTCGCGGCCGCCGGTGGGCAAACGCGGCTACCGCGAAGGTGACGTCGACGCGCTGGTGCAGCGCATCCTCGATCGGTTGGACGGCACCGGCACGCTGACCTCGCAGCAGGTACGCGAGGCGCGGTTCAACAAACCCGACCTCTTCAAGCGCGGGTACGCCGAGGACGAGGTCGACGAGTTCCTGGACCGGGTGGCAACGACGTTGGAGCGGATGGACCGACGCTGA
- a CDS encoding ATP-binding cassette domain-containing protein, translating into MTPAIDCRHLSHRYGSFTALDDLTLTVEAGETLGLLGPNGAGKTTAVRVLTTLTPVQHGEVLIFGFDARRDTMDIRYNIGYVPQQLSIESALTGRQNVEWFARLYDVPRRHRKARVDDALAAMNLLDVADNLAGTYSGGMVRRLELSQALVNRPSLLILDEPTVGLDPIARDGVWSQVQRMQDEFGMTVLLTTHYMEEADVLCDRVALLHHGTLQTVGTPGELKDTVGPGATLEDVFRHYAGSTLEDTPQQGLKEIRSSRRTARRGN; encoded by the coding sequence ATGACCCCCGCCATCGACTGCCGACATCTGAGCCACCGCTACGGGTCGTTCACTGCGCTGGACGACCTGACACTGACCGTCGAGGCCGGCGAAACCCTGGGCCTGCTGGGGCCCAACGGTGCCGGCAAGACCACCGCGGTGCGGGTGCTGACCACCCTGACACCGGTTCAGCACGGCGAGGTGTTGATCTTCGGATTCGACGCCCGCCGGGACACCATGGACATCCGCTACAACATCGGCTATGTACCGCAACAACTTTCGATCGAGTCGGCACTCACCGGGCGGCAGAACGTGGAGTGGTTCGCCCGGCTCTACGATGTACCGCGGCGCCACCGCAAGGCCCGGGTGGACGACGCCCTTGCGGCGATGAACCTGCTCGACGTCGCCGACAACCTGGCCGGCACCTACTCCGGCGGCATGGTGCGCCGGCTCGAACTCTCCCAGGCGCTGGTGAACAGACCGTCGCTGCTCATCCTGGACGAGCCCACCGTAGGGCTGGATCCTATTGCGCGCGACGGAGTGTGGTCACAGGTGCAGCGGATGCAGGACGAGTTCGGCATGACCGTCCTGCTGACCACGCACTACATGGAGGAGGCCGATGTGCTGTGCGACCGGGTCGCGCTGTTGCACCATGGCACGCTGCAGACCGTCGGCACTCCCGGTGAACTGAAAGACACCGTGGGCCCGGGTGCGACACTGGAGGACGTGTTCCGGCATTACGCCGGATCCACGCTGGAAGACACCCCGCAGCAGGGTCTCAAAGAGATCCGGTCCAGTCGCAGGACGGCCCGCCGTGGCAACTGA
- a CDS encoding metallophosphoesterase family protein: MQLLLIADTHLPKRAKDLPAEVWAAVDDADVVFHAGDWVNVELLDELEARSARLVGCWGNNDGPELRARLPERHDVTLDGLRFTVVHETGGAPGRDARMAREYPDTDVLIFGHSHIPWDTRAPGGLRLLNPGSPTDRRRQPFCTYMTAAVADGVLTDVIVHRLPPR; encoded by the coding sequence CTGCAGCTGCTGCTGATCGCCGACACCCACCTGCCCAAACGTGCGAAGGATCTGCCCGCCGAGGTCTGGGCGGCGGTCGACGACGCCGACGTGGTGTTCCATGCCGGCGACTGGGTGAACGTGGAGCTCCTCGACGAGCTCGAGGCTCGCTCTGCGCGGCTGGTCGGCTGCTGGGGCAACAATGACGGCCCGGAACTGCGGGCACGACTGCCGGAGCGCCACGACGTCACGCTCGACGGCCTGCGCTTCACCGTGGTGCATGAAACCGGCGGGGCGCCGGGGCGAGACGCGCGGATGGCGCGGGAGTATCCCGACACCGACGTGCTGATCTTCGGGCACAGTCACATCCCCTGGGACACCCGCGCACCTGGTGGTCTCCGGCTGCTCAACCCGGGCTCGCCCACCGACCGGCGCCGCCAGCCGTTCTGCACCTACATGACGGCCGCGGTCGCGGACGGTGTGCTCACCGACGTCATCGTGCACCGACTGCCACCACGATAG
- a CDS encoding MarR family winged helix-turn-helix transcriptional regulator, which produces MDARAELTGVLFSTVGRFRRQVRRSAGRSFAAGLTESQAELLRLVGRRPGISVSAAAAELGLAANTASTLVSRLVADELLVRTPDRADRRVGRLHLTEPAQRLADVSRAARRAAMAEVIDQLDDREIATLTAGMEVLTKMTHLLAKRAP; this is translated from the coding sequence ATGGATGCCAGGGCCGAGCTGACCGGGGTGCTGTTCAGCACCGTCGGCCGCTTCCGACGGCAGGTGCGCCGCTCGGCGGGCCGCTCGTTCGCCGCCGGCCTCACCGAGTCGCAGGCCGAACTACTGCGCCTGGTCGGCCGCCGTCCCGGCATCTCGGTCAGTGCGGCCGCCGCGGAGCTGGGCCTGGCCGCCAACACCGCGTCCACCCTGGTCTCGCGGCTGGTTGCCGACGAGTTGCTGGTGCGCACGCCCGATCGGGCCGACCGCCGGGTGGGCCGGCTCCACCTGACCGAGCCGGCCCAGCGCCTGGCCGACGTGTCGCGCGCGGCTCGCCGAGCCGCCATGGCCGAGGTGATCGACCAACTCGATGATCGTGAGATCGCCACCCTGACAGCCGGTATGGAGGTATTGACCAAGATGACCCACCTGCTTGCCAAGCGCGCGCCATGA
- a CDS encoding low temperature requirement protein A encodes MSGRDPHEAHRVATPLELLFDLTFVIAFGVAASELAHMLAENHLGAGLAGFAFATFAVSWAWINFSWFASAYDTDDWVYRLTTMLQMVGVVVLALGIPPVYSSIYEGRHVDNRVLVAGYVVMRVAMVLQWLRAARQDPTRRRACLTYAVSITVAQVGWIAVIVVDTSVPTTFLLVAAMTLVEMSGPWLAEKRMGGTPWHSHHIAERYGLLVIIALGEGVIGTVATLTAVVHDQGWTFDAASVVIAGIGLTFGMWWVYFVIPTADLLHARRERSFPWGYSHILVFGSIVATGAGLHAAAYYLERHSTLDSMATVLAVAIPVGVYLVLICALYVLLVGHFDLFHAGLLTVAGLVLAGAVILAGTGVDMAVCLLVVTLAPAVTVLGYELVGHRRATASLGHD; translated from the coding sequence ATGTCCGGCCGCGACCCCCACGAGGCGCACCGGGTGGCGACACCGCTGGAATTGCTGTTCGACCTGACGTTCGTCATCGCCTTCGGGGTGGCCGCGTCGGAGTTGGCGCACATGCTGGCCGAGAACCACCTCGGCGCGGGGCTGGCCGGGTTCGCCTTCGCCACCTTCGCGGTGAGCTGGGCCTGGATCAACTTCAGCTGGTTCGCTTCGGCCTACGACACCGACGACTGGGTCTACCGCCTGACCACCATGCTGCAGATGGTCGGTGTTGTTGTTCTGGCACTGGGGATTCCGCCGGTGTACTCCTCGATCTACGAGGGTCGGCACGTCGACAATCGGGTTCTGGTGGCCGGTTATGTGGTGATGCGCGTGGCGATGGTCCTGCAGTGGCTGCGTGCGGCGCGGCAGGACCCCACCCGCCGGCGCGCCTGCCTGACCTATGCCGTCTCGATCACCGTCGCGCAGGTGGGCTGGATCGCGGTCATCGTGGTCGACACCTCGGTGCCGACGACGTTCCTGTTGGTGGCGGCGATGACGCTGGTCGAAATGAGCGGGCCGTGGCTGGCCGAAAAGCGGATGGGCGGTACTCCGTGGCACTCGCACCACATCGCCGAGCGCTACGGCCTTCTGGTGATCATCGCTCTGGGTGAAGGGGTGATCGGCACGGTGGCCACCTTGACCGCGGTGGTGCACGACCAGGGGTGGACCTTCGACGCGGCGTCGGTGGTCATTGCCGGGATCGGGCTGACCTTCGGAATGTGGTGGGTGTACTTCGTGATTCCCACCGCCGACCTGCTGCACGCCCGCCGCGAGCGCTCGTTCCCGTGGGGTTATTCGCACATCCTGGTGTTCGGCTCCATCGTTGCCACCGGCGCCGGACTGCACGCCGCCGCGTACTACCTGGAGCGCCATTCGACGCTGGACTCGATGGCGACGGTGCTGGCGGTCGCCATTCCGGTGGGGGTTTACCTGGTCTTGATCTGCGCGCTCTACGTGCTGCTGGTAGGCCATTTCGACCTCTTCCACGCGGGCCTGCTGACGGTGGCCGGATTGGTGCTGGCCGGTGCGGTGATACTGGCGGGCACAGGCGTTGACATGGCCGTCTGCCTGTTGGTGGTCACCCTGGCCCCAGCCGTGACGGTGCTCGGTTACGAGCTGGTGGGACACCGGCGCGCTACAGCGTCGCTGGGGCACGACTGA
- a CDS encoding ABC transporter permease: protein MRMGTFALVELQKLRHDRTELITRMVQPALWLLIFGQTFSHLDVIDTGSVSYLAFLAPGIIAQSALFISIFYGIQIVWDRDAGVLAKLMVTPAPASALVAGKSFAAGVRSVAQVVGVLVIAYLLGVALTANPLRILAAMAVVVLGAVFFSCLSMSLAGLVRNRDRLMGIGQAITMPLFFASNALYPVDIMPQWLRWLSAVNPLSYEVNALRGLLIGTPSNMALDLGVLVAAAVAGIAVASALLRRLVR, encoded by the coding sequence ATGCGGATGGGCACTTTCGCTCTGGTGGAGCTGCAGAAACTGCGACACGACCGCACCGAGCTGATCACCCGGATGGTGCAGCCGGCGTTGTGGCTGTTGATCTTCGGGCAGACCTTCAGCCACCTGGACGTCATCGACACCGGATCGGTGTCCTACCTGGCCTTCCTGGCACCCGGCATCATCGCGCAGTCGGCGTTGTTCATCTCGATCTTCTACGGCATCCAGATCGTCTGGGATCGTGATGCGGGCGTGTTGGCCAAACTGATGGTGACCCCGGCCCCGGCATCGGCGCTGGTGGCCGGGAAGTCGTTCGCCGCGGGCGTGCGGTCGGTGGCGCAGGTGGTGGGGGTGCTGGTGATCGCGTATCTGCTGGGGGTGGCCCTGACCGCCAACCCCCTGCGCATCCTGGCCGCCATGGCTGTGGTGGTGTTGGGCGCGGTGTTCTTCTCGTGCCTGTCGATGTCGCTGGCGGGCCTGGTCCGCAACCGCGACCGGCTGATGGGCATCGGCCAGGCCATCACCATGCCGTTGTTCTTCGCGTCCAACGCGCTGTACCCGGTGGACATCATGCCGCAGTGGCTGCGGTGGCTCAGTGCGGTGAATCCGTTGAGCTACGAGGTCAATGCGCTGCGGGGGCTGTTGATCGGCACCCCGTCGAACATGGCTCTGGACCTGGGCGTGCTGGTGGCCGCCGCGGTGGCGGGCATCGCCGTGGCCTCGGCGCTGCTACGCCGGCTGGTGCGCTGA
- a CDS encoding pyridoxamine 5'-phosphate oxidase family protein: MKWGFHEGELAAQRAAGVSLQAQRLEGMLAPADLSGGAQKFLSLRSYAVLTGRDHDGVLWASPLAAPPGFLDARGDVLQIATTPRTSDPLHGLPADQPVGLIVIDFATRRRIRVNGTLTDAGEDRLVVRVDQAYGNCPQHIHPHDLAAAVAAGRSGGAPHRAGALTPQAQALVAASDTFFLGTTHPSRGSDASHRGGPPAFVQVSSPTRLWWPDYPGNNMFNSFGNLQVDDEAALLFTDYPTGATVQMSGTAQVVWSPQRRVEFTVRQVVDGLSAHQPA; the protein is encoded by the coding sequence GTGAAGTGGGGATTCCACGAAGGTGAACTCGCCGCGCAACGCGCGGCGGGAGTGTCGCTGCAGGCGCAGCGACTCGAGGGGATGCTGGCCCCGGCCGACCTGTCCGGCGGCGCGCAGAAGTTCCTGAGCCTGCGTAGCTATGCGGTCCTGACCGGCCGCGACCACGACGGGGTGCTCTGGGCATCGCCGTTGGCGGCGCCGCCCGGATTCCTCGACGCCCGAGGTGATGTGCTGCAGATCGCCACCACGCCGCGGACCAGCGACCCGCTGCACGGCCTGCCCGCCGATCAGCCCGTGGGCCTCATCGTCATCGACTTCGCCACCCGGCGCCGGATCCGCGTCAACGGGACTCTCACCGATGCCGGGGAGGATCGATTGGTGGTCCGGGTGGATCAGGCCTACGGCAACTGCCCGCAGCACATCCACCCCCACGACCTGGCGGCCGCGGTGGCGGCGGGGCGCAGCGGCGGCGCCCCGCATCGCGCGGGGGCGCTGACACCTCAGGCGCAGGCACTCGTGGCGGCCTCGGATACGTTCTTCCTCGGCACCACCCATCCCAGCCGGGGCAGCGACGCCTCGCACCGCGGCGGCCCGCCGGCCTTCGTGCAGGTGTCCTCACCCACCCGGCTGTGGTGGCCGGATTACCCGGGCAACAACATGTTCAACAGCTTCGGCAATCTGCAGGTGGACGACGAAGCGGCCCTGCTGTTTACCGATTACCCCACCGGCGCCACGGTGCAGATGTCAGGTACCGCGCAGGTGGTGTGGTCACCCCAGCGTCGCGTCGAGTTCACGGTGCGCCAGGTGGTCGACGGCCTCTCAGCGCACCAGCCGGCGTAG
- a CDS encoding helix-turn-helix transcriptional regulator: protein MSPVKRGITLPIHNRIRVLRAERGMSRAELADRIEVNPQTVGALERGDHYPSLDLAFRICDVFDLPVEAVFSRTEFTPLSAEVYRRGSHA, encoded by the coding sequence GTGAGTCCGGTGAAGCGGGGGATCACTCTCCCCATCCACAACCGAATCCGCGTGCTACGCGCCGAGCGTGGCATGAGCCGGGCCGAACTGGCGGACCGAATCGAGGTCAACCCGCAGACCGTCGGCGCGCTGGAGCGGGGCGATCACTACCCCAGCCTCGATCTGGCCTTCCGGATCTGCGACGTGTTCGACCTACCCGTCGAAGCGGTGTTCTCCCGCACGGAGTTCACACCGCTGTCCGCCGAGGTGTACAGAAGGGGATCGCATGCCTGA
- a CDS encoding CoA transferase, whose amino-acid sequence MTADATTPLSGVRVIEISSFVAVPLAGMTLAQLGCEVIRVDPVGGAADYRRWPLAEGGDSIYWAGLNKGKQSVAVDFRSTAGQDLIRRLICDAGVFITNVVGRQWHSYDTLRQHRPDVIQLEVSGRHDGSTGVDYTVNAGVGFPMVTGPQTEDGPVNHVLPAWDVACGLYAALGITTALRHRDATGTGGHLRLPLEDVALATAGNLSFLTEPMINGSQRPRLGNAIYGQFGQDFTSADGVSFMLVALTPRHFRDLAALTGTTGAVAALADALGVDFDDEGSRYRHRAALTGLFAVWFGDHTADEVAASLASTSILWERYRTFAEAAADERVTANPLFSPLDQPRIGRYLAPGLPVTVNGARSSASPAPALGDDTAAVLTRLGLTPAELEDLRRAGVLR is encoded by the coding sequence ATGACCGCCGATGCGACCACACCCCTGTCCGGCGTGCGGGTCATCGAGATCTCCAGCTTCGTGGCGGTCCCGCTGGCCGGGATGACGCTGGCGCAACTGGGTTGCGAGGTGATCCGGGTGGACCCGGTGGGCGGGGCCGCGGACTACCGGCGCTGGCCGCTGGCCGAGGGTGGCGACAGCATCTACTGGGCGGGGCTGAACAAGGGCAAACAGTCGGTGGCTGTCGACTTCCGCTCCACCGCCGGCCAGGATCTGATCCGCCGCCTCATCTGTGATGCCGGAGTATTCATCACCAACGTGGTTGGCCGGCAATGGCATTCGTATGACACCCTGCGTCAGCATCGCCCCGATGTGATCCAGCTCGAGGTGTCGGGCCGCCACGATGGCTCCACAGGTGTGGACTACACCGTCAACGCCGGCGTCGGCTTCCCGATGGTGACCGGACCGCAGACCGAGGACGGGCCGGTCAACCACGTGCTGCCGGCCTGGGACGTTGCCTGCGGTCTCTATGCAGCGCTGGGCATCACGACGGCTCTGCGCCACCGTGACGCCACCGGGACGGGCGGACATCTGCGGTTGCCGCTGGAAGACGTCGCACTGGCCACCGCGGGCAACCTCAGCTTCTTGACCGAGCCCATGATCAACGGCAGCCAACGACCGCGCCTCGGCAACGCCATCTACGGCCAGTTCGGGCAGGACTTCACCTCCGCCGACGGGGTGTCGTTCATGCTGGTGGCATTGACCCCGCGGCACTTCCGAGACCTGGCCGCACTGACCGGAACCACCGGGGCCGTTGCCGCGCTGGCAGACGCACTCGGAGTGGACTTCGACGATGAGGGCAGCCGCTACCGACACCGTGCCGCGCTCACCGGCTTGTTCGCCGTGTGGTTCGGCGACCACACGGCCGACGAGGTGGCCGCGAGCCTGGCGTCGACATCGATCCTCTGGGAGCGCTACCGGACATTCGCCGAGGCGGCCGCCGATGAACGGGTGACGGCCAACCCCCTGTTCAGTCCGCTGGATCAACCCCGGATCGGCCGGTACCTGGCGCCGGGGTTGCCGGTGACGGTCAACGGTGCGCGGTCGTCGGCGTCGCCGGCACCGGCACTGGGCGACGACACCGCGGCGGTGCTGACCCGACTGGGGCTGACGCCAGCCGAACTCGAGGACCTGCGCCGGGCCGGGGTGCTGCGGTGA